One genomic window of Actinoalloteichus hoggarensis includes the following:
- a CDS encoding FUSC family protein, producing MTDVWIPVSLPRSDTVPLRQVVLTTLVIGIGALPAVLLGFGGAAIVGALVAVFSLVIAGGGPLRADLRTLWWAGPALILVMAAGPLLSGVTAVVVVFVIVFGSGMLATLGRHYAVVGQSLAAASLVAITGGISAEDGPGPVLFTGAVGLALAVAVRVSIGRDDPSGPTRAIVAGTLTDRDPGSLDYATRVWRSDGSPEWLGRILTGTAEYRAGRAMLAVQADQAEGVEEERLQAVLDDAELVATELAVAVRARACTGLPSQARLDPAARAIRLHGDAELPDSVDTMRVGLEQVRVAVLERVPGRAPRASFRAALHRAVGVLLAHLSFRSSLFRHSLRCALAVTAGMVAVLWLPDESAAPLLLVLYAVLQPMLRDTMEGALQRTGVVVFVVALLSVVAAFLPWPGVLLPFGLIAMVLGAARLRASLPLLLFCLLGVIVVVRVLQEDRAPTALAINITAISAIGATIALLVGFLSYLVLPGGIAPDVPGTLRRAVYAVRDLAAGAHGAVDTKEGRRALRSANVVALRRTQDLLGLQARLEEAGPEAQWTVRRAATAVHALRAALAQMAFRSDEERRQALPAAVTAERVLDYESRQPARIDLSSLAGPTLLVAPILESTLIARAAIDEVRAVDWTEPSAFDSDGESLGMTADPRQPERRWLSREGAVGSVDD from the coding sequence TTGACAGACGTATGGATTCCGGTGTCGCTGCCGCGGTCGGACACGGTGCCGCTGCGGCAGGTGGTGCTCACGACGCTGGTCATCGGCATCGGCGCGCTGCCCGCCGTGCTGCTCGGGTTCGGCGGTGCGGCGATCGTCGGGGCGCTCGTCGCCGTGTTCAGCCTCGTGATCGCGGGCGGCGGGCCGCTGCGTGCCGATTTGCGCACCCTGTGGTGGGCCGGGCCCGCGCTGATCCTCGTGATGGCGGCGGGCCCGCTGCTGAGCGGGGTGACGGCGGTGGTCGTCGTCTTCGTCATCGTCTTCGGCTCGGGGATGCTCGCCACGCTGGGCAGGCATTACGCGGTGGTCGGCCAGAGCCTGGCCGCCGCGTCGCTGGTGGCGATCACCGGCGGCATCAGCGCCGAGGACGGCCCCGGGCCGGTGCTCTTCACCGGTGCGGTCGGTCTCGCCCTCGCCGTCGCGGTGCGGGTGTCGATCGGGCGCGACGACCCGTCCGGCCCGACCAGGGCGATCGTCGCGGGGACCCTGACCGATCGCGACCCCGGCTCTCTCGACTACGCGACCCGGGTCTGGCGGTCGGACGGATCGCCGGAGTGGCTGGGACGAATCCTGACGGGGACCGCCGAGTATCGGGCGGGCCGGGCCATGCTCGCGGTGCAGGCCGACCAGGCCGAGGGCGTCGAGGAGGAGCGGCTTCAGGCGGTGCTGGACGACGCCGAGCTGGTGGCGACGGAGCTGGCCGTCGCGGTGCGGGCCAGGGCGTGCACGGGGCTGCCGTCACAGGCCAGACTCGACCCGGCGGCCAGGGCGATCCGGTTGCACGGTGACGCGGAGCTGCCGGACTCGGTGGACACCATGCGCGTCGGCCTGGAGCAGGTGCGCGTCGCCGTCCTGGAGCGGGTACCCGGTCGGGCGCCGAGGGCGTCTTTCCGGGCCGCGCTGCATCGGGCGGTCGGCGTCCTGCTCGCCCACCTGTCGTTCCGCTCCTCGCTGTTCCGGCACTCCCTGCGCTGCGCGCTGGCCGTGACCGCGGGCATGGTGGCGGTGCTGTGGCTGCCGGACGAGTCCGCCGCGCCGCTGCTGCTCGTGCTGTACGCCGTGTTGCAGCCGATGCTGCGCGACACGATGGAGGGCGCGCTGCAACGCACCGGGGTGGTGGTGTTCGTCGTCGCGCTGCTCTCGGTCGTCGCCGCCTTCCTGCCCTGGCCCGGCGTCCTGCTGCCGTTCGGCCTGATCGCGATGGTCCTCGGCGCCGCGCGGCTGCGAGCCAGCCTGCCGCTGCTGCTGTTCTGTCTGCTCGGCGTGATCGTGGTGGTGCGCGTGCTTCAGGAGGATCGGGCCCCCACGGCGCTGGCCATCAACATCACCGCGATCAGCGCGATCGGCGCGACGATCGCCCTGCTCGTCGGCTTCCTCAGCTATCTGGTCCTGCCCGGCGGCATCGCCCCGGACGTGCCGGGCACGCTGCGCCGCGCGGTCTACGCGGTGCGGGATCTCGCGGCGGGGGCGCACGGCGCGGTGGACACCAAGGAGGGCAGACGGGCGCTGCGCTCGGCGAACGTCGTCGCGTTGCGGCGCACCCAGGATCTGCTGGGCCTCCAGGCCCGGCTGGAGGAGGCGGGACCGGAGGCACAGTGGACGGTGCGCCGCGCCGCGACGGCGGTGCACGCGCTGCGGGCGGCCTTGGCGCAGATGGCGTTCCGCTCCGACGAGGAGCGGCGGCAGGCGCTGCCGGCGGCCGTGACGGCGGAACGGGTGCTGGACTACGAGAGCAGACAGCCAGCGCGGATCGATCTCAGCAGTCTCGCGGGCCCGACCCTGCTGGTCGCGCCGATCCTGGAGTCGACCCTGATCGCCAGGGCCGCCATCGACGAGGTCCGGGCCGTCGACTGGACCGAGCCGAGCGCCTTCGACTCCGACGGCGAGTCCCTGGGCATGACCGCCGACCCCCGGCAGCCCGAGCGCCGATGGCTGTCCCGGGAGGGCGCGGTCGGATCGGTCGACGACTGA
- a CDS encoding thiazole synthase, producing MDDILRIADREFSSRLIMGTGGASGLDELERALVASGTELTTVSMRRTDTSGGPGVLDLLRRLAVDVLPNTAGSRTAAEAVLTARLAREALETRWVKLEVVADDDTLLPDPVELLDAADQLVSDGFVVLAYTNDDPVLALRLADLGCAAVMPLGSPIGTGLGIRNPHNIELIVSRATVPVILDAGIGTASDAALAMELGCDAVLLATAVTRANEPARMARAMRAAVAAGRDARLAGRIPRRFWAHASSPDRDSVDRDGPDRDG from the coding sequence GTGGACGACATCCTGCGCATCGCGGACCGGGAGTTCTCCTCACGGTTGATCATGGGCACCGGCGGCGCGTCCGGACTCGACGAGCTGGAGCGGGCCCTGGTGGCCTCGGGAACCGAGCTGACCACGGTGAGCATGCGCCGCACCGACACCTCGGGCGGCCCCGGAGTGCTCGACCTGCTACGACGGCTGGCCGTCGACGTCCTGCCCAACACAGCGGGATCGCGCACCGCCGCCGAGGCGGTGCTGACCGCGCGGCTGGCCAGAGAGGCCTTGGAGACCCGCTGGGTCAAGCTGGAGGTCGTCGCCGACGACGACACGCTCCTGCCCGATCCGGTCGAACTGCTGGACGCCGCCGACCAGCTGGTCTCCGACGGTTTCGTGGTGCTGGCCTACACCAACGACGATCCCGTGCTGGCCTTGCGGCTGGCGGATCTCGGCTGCGCGGCCGTGATGCCGCTGGGTTCGCCCATCGGGACGGGCCTGGGCATCCGCAATCCGCACAACATCGAGCTGATCGTCTCGCGCGCCACCGTGCCGGTGATCCTGGACGCAGGCATCGGAACGGCGTCGGACGCGGCGCTGGCGATGGAGCTGGGCTGCGATGCCGTGCTGCTGGCCACGGCGGTGACCAGGGCGAACGAACCGGCGCGGATGGCGAGGGCGATGCGCGCGGCCGTCGCGGCGGGCCGGGACGCCCGCCTGGCGGGCCGGATTCCCCGCCGTTTCTGGGCACACGCCTCCAGCCCGGACCGTGACAGCGTGGACCGCGATGGCCCGGACCGCGATGGCTGA
- a CDS encoding LLM class F420-dependent oxidoreductase, producing the protein MGVTLGRIGIWRAAPAVTEEFAVELDRLGFGALSIGFSPPGDLRLVESVLDATERLPVATSIVNVWQVPAHEVAASYHRIAERHPGRFLLGVGIGHPEATSDYRRPYATLVDYLDELDAEGVGVDARALAALGPKVLRLAGDRTAAALPYLTTPEHTRQAREILGPDTTLAVEQKIVLETDPERALAIGRPPVANPYLSLRNYLNNLRRLGFSDEELADGGSDRVIEALVAMGDADAVAARVDEHFAAGADHVSLQVLTAQDEDLLPALRTLADRLL; encoded by the coding sequence ATGGGTGTCACGTTGGGCAGGATCGGGATCTGGCGCGCCGCTCCGGCGGTGACGGAGGAGTTCGCCGTGGAGCTGGATCGACTCGGCTTCGGCGCGCTGTCCATCGGCTTCTCCCCGCCCGGCGACCTCCGGCTCGTCGAGTCGGTGCTCGACGCGACCGAGCGCCTGCCGGTCGCGACCTCGATCGTCAACGTGTGGCAGGTGCCCGCCCACGAGGTGGCGGCCTCCTATCACCGGATCGCCGAGCGGCACCCCGGTCGGTTCCTGCTGGGTGTCGGGATCGGACATCCCGAGGCGACCTCCGACTATCGCCGGCCCTACGCCACGCTGGTCGACTACCTGGACGAGCTCGATGCCGAGGGCGTCGGCGTCGACGCGCGGGCGCTGGCGGCACTCGGACCGAAGGTGCTCCGGCTGGCCGGGGACCGGACGGCGGCGGCCCTGCCGTACCTGACCACCCCGGAGCACACCCGGCAGGCCCGCGAGATCCTCGGTCCGGACACGACGTTGGCCGTGGAGCAGAAGATCGTCCTGGAGACCGACCCGGAGCGGGCCCTCGCGATCGGACGGCCCCCGGTGGCGAACCCGTACCTGTCGCTGAGGAACTACCTGAACAACCTGCGCAGACTGGGCTTCTCCGACGAGGAGCTGGCCGACGGCGGCAGCGACCGGGTGATCGAGGCGCTGGTGGCCATGGGCGACGCCGACGCCGTGGCCGCCAGGGTCGACGAGCACTTCGCGGCGGGGGCGGACCACGTGAGCCTCCAGGTGCTCACCGCGCAGGACGAGGACCTCTTGCCCGCACTGCGCACCCTGGCCGACCGGCTGCTCTGA
- a CDS encoding S1 family peptidase, with product MNRARTRPRRRHARLLAALCLGLLASTGPGVAAAGQSAPAEQPALTLRGGQAIEIAGRHCAVGFTVAGGFLTAGHCGSVGAPVSAGGQSIGTVAGSVFPGSDMAWVRTTASVGLAPEVDRHDGTAEVVTGVGLPTSGGEVCLTGPVGGWRCGSLLGLNQTVATPGGTVTGLIRTDIPAFPGESGAPLIAAGRAVGTLVTATATHSHFQPVTPALHRWGLRINTG from the coding sequence TTGAACCGCGCGCGAACGCGACCACGTCGCAGGCACGCCCGGCTGCTCGCCGCCCTGTGCCTCGGTCTGCTCGCGTCGACCGGTCCGGGCGTCGCCGCGGCGGGCCAGTCGGCACCCGCCGAGCAACCCGCACTCACCCTTCGCGGCGGGCAGGCCATCGAGATCGCGGGCAGGCACTGCGCGGTCGGCTTCACCGTCGCGGGAGGCTTCCTCACCGCAGGGCACTGCGGCTCGGTCGGCGCCCCGGTGTCCGCAGGCGGCCAGAGCATCGGCACGGTCGCGGGCTCGGTCTTCCCCGGCTCGGACATGGCCTGGGTGCGGACGACCGCATCGGTCGGCCTGGCACCGGAGGTCGACCGGCACGACGGCACCGCCGAGGTCGTCACCGGAGTCGGCCTGCCTACATCCGGCGGCGAGGTCTGCCTCACGGGCCCGGTGGGCGGCTGGCGCTGCGGCTCGCTCCTCGGGCTGAATCAGACCGTCGCGACGCCCGGCGGCACCGTCACAGGCCTCATCCGCACCGACATCCCGGCGTTCCCCGGCGAGTCGGGCGCGCCGCTGATCGCGGCGGGTCGGGCTGTGGGGACCCTGGTGACCGCGACGGCGACCCACAGCCACTTCCAACCCGTGACGCCCGCCCTCCACCGGTGGGGGCTGCGGATCAACACCGGCTGA
- a CDS encoding GNAT family N-acetyltransferase produces MIRADVFRDQPVLHGASIRLEPQEERHFDGIWRMLGDAESTRLTGTHQKFSEPQIRRWLATRHEHHDRADWAIVRRADDVVVGEVVLNDLDVNNASVNLRIGLAGPEVFGRGYGTEATRLVVDYAFDVAGLHRISLDVLDVNPRARRVYEKCGFTVEGVHREALRWDGRWHDAVFMALLSTDPRPSVSAPA; encoded by the coding sequence ATGATCCGAGCGGACGTCTTCCGAGATCAGCCCGTCCTGCACGGAGCGTCCATCCGGCTCGAACCACAGGAGGAACGGCATTTCGACGGCATCTGGCGGATGCTCGGCGACGCGGAGTCCACGCGGCTGACGGGCACGCATCAGAAGTTCTCCGAGCCGCAGATCCGCCGATGGCTCGCGACCAGGCATGAGCACCACGACCGGGCCGACTGGGCGATCGTCCGTCGCGCCGACGACGTCGTCGTGGGCGAGGTCGTCCTCAACGACCTCGACGTGAACAACGCCTCGGTGAACCTCCGGATCGGGTTGGCGGGCCCGGAGGTCTTCGGCCGAGGCTATGGGACCGAGGCGACGCGGCTGGTCGTCGACTACGCCTTCGACGTCGCGGGCCTGCATCGGATCAGCCTGGACGTCCTCGACGTCAACCCGAGGGCACGGCGGGTCTACGAGAAGTGCGGGTTCACCGTCGAGGGAGTGCACCGCGAGGCGTTGCGCTGGGACGGCCGGTGGCATGACGCCGTCTTCATGGCGTTGCTGTCCACCGATCCGCGCCCGTCGGTGTCCGCGCCTGCGTGA
- the thiE gene encoding thiamine phosphate synthase yields the protein MPGMSAAQRRDRLADARLYLCTDARRERGDLAEFVASALRGGVDIVQLRDKGSVAAPLEAAEELAALAVIAECCAEYGALLAVNDRADIAAASGADVLHLGQGDLPVSWARRLLGDGPIIGRSTHDARQAAAAATEPGVDYFCTGPCWPTPTKPGRSAPGLDLVRSTAVRRSDGAGRPWFAIGGIDLSRLDEVIAAGAERVVVVRAITEAADPEAAARALSTRLRAS from the coding sequence ATGCCTGGGATGAGCGCCGCACAGCGTCGAGACCGGCTGGCCGACGCGCGGCTGTACCTCTGCACGGACGCGCGTCGAGAACGCGGTGACCTCGCGGAGTTCGTCGCCTCGGCGCTGCGGGGTGGGGTGGACATCGTGCAGTTGCGTGACAAGGGGTCCGTCGCCGCGCCGTTGGAGGCGGCGGAGGAACTGGCGGCGCTGGCGGTGATCGCCGAGTGCTGTGCCGAGTACGGCGCGCTGCTCGCGGTGAACGACCGCGCCGACATCGCCGCGGCCTCAGGCGCCGACGTCCTGCATCTCGGACAGGGCGATCTCCCCGTGAGCTGGGCGCGACGGCTGCTCGGCGACGGACCGATCATCGGTCGGTCCACTCACGACGCACGGCAGGCGGCCGCGGCGGCGACCGAGCCCGGCGTCGACTACTTCTGCACGGGGCCGTGTTGGCCGACGCCGACCAAACCCGGGCGGAGCGCGCCGGGTCTGGACCTGGTGCGTTCGACGGCCGTCCGCCGGTCCGACGGCGCGGGCCGGCCGTGGTTCGCGATCGGCGGGATCGACCTCTCGCGGCTGGACGAGGTCATCGCGGCGGGCGCCGAGCGGGTGGTCGTCGTGCGGGCGATCACCGAGGCGGCCGACCCGGAGGCCGCCGCGCGGGCGCTGTCCACCCGGCTGCGCGCGTCCTAG
- a CDS encoding peptide deformylase: MAIHPIRIAGDPVLHQPTRPVEAFDDELRALIEDMFETMAAAEGVGLAANQIGDDRRLFVYHCHDDEGNWYRGVMVNPVLETSARPESMPDPEDDLEGCLSVPGEVFPTGRADWAKVTGQDGHGAPVSVEGTGFFARCLQHETDHLDGYLYLDRLIGRNKREAKRMLKANEWGVPGLSWNPAEERAEFVADSR, from the coding sequence ATGGCGATTCATCCGATCCGGATCGCGGGCGACCCGGTCCTGCATCAGCCCACTCGTCCCGTGGAGGCCTTCGACGACGAGCTGCGGGCGCTGATCGAGGACATGTTCGAGACGATGGCGGCGGCCGAGGGCGTCGGCCTGGCCGCCAACCAGATCGGTGACGACCGCAGGCTCTTCGTCTATCACTGCCATGACGACGAGGGGAACTGGTACCGGGGAGTCATGGTCAACCCCGTGTTGGAGACCTCCGCGCGACCCGAGTCGATGCCCGATCCGGAGGACGACCTCGAAGGCTGTCTCTCCGTCCCCGGCGAGGTCTTCCCGACCGGCAGAGCCGACTGGGCGAAGGTGACGGGCCAGGACGGCCACGGGGCACCGGTCTCCGTCGAGGGCACGGGATTCTTCGCCCGCTGTCTCCAGCACGAGACCGACCACCTCGACGGCTACCTCTATCTCGATCGGCTGATCGGCCGGAACAAGCGCGAGGCCAAGCGGATGCTCAAGGCCAACGAGTGGGGCGTTCCGGGGCTCTCCTGGAATCCGGCCGAGGAGCGGGCCGAGTTCGTGGCGGACTCGCGCTGA
- a CDS encoding glycine oxidase ThiO → MSSSRRRLAVIGGGVIGLSTAWRAAARGFEVTVIDPRPGSGSSWVAGGMLAPVSEAWPGEDAALELGAASLRGWPDFAAELAAASGREPGLRTEGTVVVAADRADQTDLDRLADYLAHLGRKVDRLNGREVRGLEPSLGPAVRAGLSVPGDLAVDNRGLMAALRTACDRGGVRFLARRAMSVTETTDVRVSLAREDSGDQAPADAIPADSAPIDSTAADSITADQAVIAAGPWSTTLHERLRGALHPVKGEVLRLRARPGTLPPPRRTIRGRVRGRPVYLVPRDEDGLVVGATQYEAGFDTAVTAGSVRDLLRDAEVLLPALAEYELIECAAGLRPATGDNLPIIGRLSAGLLAATGHHRNGFLLAPITSAAVVDLLLGRPTGEVVRAADPARLAAASVPALRDSEDPDR, encoded by the coding sequence GTGTCGTCGAGCCGACGGCGGCTCGCGGTGATCGGCGGGGGCGTCATCGGCCTGTCGACGGCCTGGCGGGCCGCCGCCCGCGGCTTCGAGGTCACGGTGATCGATCCGCGACCGGGTTCGGGCTCGTCCTGGGTGGCGGGCGGAATGCTGGCCCCGGTGTCCGAGGCCTGGCCGGGTGAGGACGCGGCGCTGGAGCTGGGCGCGGCCTCACTGCGTGGCTGGCCCGACTTCGCGGCCGAGCTGGCGGCGGCGTCCGGCCGGGAGCCGGGCCTGCGTACCGAGGGCACGGTGGTGGTCGCCGCCGACCGTGCCGATCAGACGGACCTCGATCGACTCGCCGACTACCTGGCCCACCTCGGCCGGAAGGTGGATCGGTTGAACGGGCGCGAGGTGCGCGGGCTGGAGCCGAGCCTGGGCCCCGCCGTCCGCGCGGGTCTGTCGGTTCCCGGTGACCTCGCGGTGGACAACCGCGGGCTGATGGCGGCGTTGCGCACGGCCTGCGATCGTGGCGGGGTTCGATTCCTGGCCCGGCGGGCGATGTCGGTCACGGAGACGACCGACGTCCGGGTCTCGCTCGCGCGCGAGGACTCCGGCGACCAGGCTCCGGCCGACGCCATCCCGGCTGACTCCGCTCCCATCGACTCGACCGCAGCCGACTCGATCACGGCCGATCAGGCCGTCATCGCCGCGGGCCCGTGGAGCACCACGCTGCACGAACGGCTTCGCGGTGCCCTGCACCCGGTCAAGGGCGAGGTCCTGCGGCTGCGTGCCCGGCCGGGAACGCTGCCGCCGCCGCGCCGCACGATCCGAGGGCGGGTCCGGGGCAGACCGGTCTACCTCGTGCCGCGCGACGAGGACGGCCTCGTCGTGGGCGCCACCCAGTACGAGGCGGGCTTCGACACCGCCGTCACCGCGGGCTCGGTGCGCGACCTGCTGCGCGACGCCGAGGTGCTGCTGCCCGCCCTCGCCGAGTACGAGCTGATCGAATGCGCCGCGGGCCTCCGACCCGCCACCGGGGACAACCTGCCGATCATCGGCCGGCTGTCCGCCGGCCTGCTGGCGGCCACCGGCCACCACCGCAACGGCTTCCTGCTCGCGCCGATCACCTCGGCCGCCGTGGTGGATCTCCTGCTCGGGCGGCCGACGGGCGAGGTCGTGCGTGCCGCGGACCCCGCACGACTCGCCGCCGCCTCGGTGCCCGCTCTTCGCGATTCGGAGGATCCTGACCGATGA
- the thiS gene encoding sulfur carrier protein ThiS, producing MNVLINGVDRELADGATVADAVQVCDAPRSGVAVAVDGSVVPKTRWAEVTLRPGAAVELLTAVQGG from the coding sequence ATGAACGTGCTGATCAACGGCGTCGACCGGGAGCTGGCCGACGGCGCCACCGTCGCCGACGCCGTCCAGGTCTGCGACGCGCCCCGTTCCGGGGTGGCGGTCGCCGTCGACGGCTCCGTGGTGCCGAAGACGCGCTGGGCCGAGGTCACGCTCCGGCCGGGCGCCGCCGTCGAACTGCTGACCGCCGTCCAAGGAGGCTGA
- the thiD gene encoding bifunctional hydroxymethylpyrimidine kinase/phosphomethylpyrimidine kinase, with protein sequence MTGTRAAPGVPPAPGVTPSTALTIAGSDSGGGAGIQADLKTFLACGVHGMTALTAVTVQDSLGVADFLALPPSLVAAQIRTVAADLGVGAAKTGMLASAAIVDAVIEACAQTSIGAGRSTPLVVDPVAASMHGDSLLAEDALAAVRDRLLPIATLATPNLDEVRLLTGVDVTSRDGLRKAAEAVHALGPSWVLIKAGHLAADPECVDLLFDGADFVELPGPRTGTPHTHGGGDTLAASIASALSRGCPVPEAVRFGKRYIMRAVAGAYPLGAGTGPVSAFWRVAGDPI encoded by the coding sequence GTGACCGGAACGCGAGCCGCGCCGGGCGTGCCGCCCGCACCGGGCGTGACACCGAGCACGGCGCTGACCATCGCGGGCTCCGACTCGGGGGGCGGGGCGGGCATCCAGGCCGACCTCAAGACCTTCCTGGCCTGTGGTGTCCACGGGATGACCGCGCTCACGGCGGTCACCGTCCAGGACTCGCTCGGCGTGGCCGACTTCCTGGCGCTGCCGCCGAGCCTCGTCGCGGCCCAGATCCGCACGGTCGCGGCGGATCTGGGCGTCGGAGCGGCCAAGACCGGGATGCTCGCCTCCGCGGCGATCGTCGACGCCGTGATCGAGGCCTGCGCACAGACCTCGATCGGGGCGGGCCGGTCGACGCCGCTGGTGGTCGATCCGGTGGCCGCCTCGATGCACGGCGACTCGCTGCTGGCCGAGGACGCCCTGGCGGCGGTGCGGGACCGACTGCTGCCGATCGCGACGCTGGCCACGCCGAATCTGGACGAGGTGCGGCTGCTGACCGGCGTCGACGTGACCTCGCGAGACGGGCTGCGCAAGGCGGCCGAGGCGGTGCACGCCCTCGGCCCGTCCTGGGTCCTGATCAAGGCGGGCCACCTGGCGGCGGACCCGGAGTGCGTCGACCTGCTCTTCGACGGCGCGGACTTCGTCGAGCTGCCCGGACCGAGGACGGGCACTCCGCACACCCACGGGGGCGGGGACACCCTGGCCGCGTCGATCGCCTCGGCGTTGTCGCGCGGCTGTCCGGTTCCCGAGGCGGTGCGGTTCGGCAAGCGCTACATCATGCGTGCCGTCGCGGGGGCGTATCCGCTCGGCGCGGGCACCGGCCCGGTCTCGGCCTTCTGGCGGGTCGCGGGCGATCCGATATGA
- a CDS encoding DUF3263 domain-containing protein, with product MEAAEAYPPAPRRDAELTTRERAILAFERQWWKQAGTKEQKIRELFDMSATRYFQILNGLLDRKEALQADPMLVKRLLRQRGGRARSRAARRQRLDFTDLG from the coding sequence ATGGAGGCCGCAGAGGCGTATCCGCCTGCCCCTCGGCGCGACGCCGAGCTGACCACGCGGGAACGTGCGATCCTGGCGTTCGAACGCCAGTGGTGGAAACAAGCGGGCACCAAGGAGCAGAAGATCCGCGAGTTGTTCGACATGTCGGCGACCCGCTACTTCCAGATCCTGAATGGACTGCTCGATCGCAAGGAAGCCTTACAGGCCGATCCGATGCTGGTCAAGCGGCTCCTCCGACAACGTGGCGGACGGGCGAGATCCCGAGCGGCCCGGCGACAGCGCCTCGACTTCACTGATCTCGGTTAG
- the thiC gene encoding phosphomethylpyrimidine synthase ThiC gives MAGSHKIYLDTPSGLQVPRRRVSLTDGSHLDVYDTSGPYTHEEPDIDLHRGLRALRAEWAAERAATASAGTVQTQLGLAKAGVITKEMEYIAARESVPAEFVRDEVARGRAVIPANRCHPESEPMIIGKRFLVKINANIGNSAVSSSIADEVDKMVWATRWGADTVMDLSTGRRIHETREWILRNSPVPIGTVPIYQALEKVGGDPTRLSWEVYRDTVIEQAEQGVDYMTVHAGVLLRYVPLTARRVTGIVSRGGSIMAAWCLAHHEESFLYTRFDELCEIFQRYDITFSLGDGLRPGSIADANDEAQFAELRTLGELTHRARALDVQVMIEGPGHVPMHKIAENVRLEEELCGEAPFYTLGPLATDIAPAYDHITSAIGAAMIAQAGTAMLCYVTPKEHLGLPNRDDVKTGVITYKIAAHAADLAKGHPHAQERDDALSKARFEFRWIDQFNLALDPDTARSFHDETLPAEPAKTAHFCSMCGPKFCSMKITQDVRRYAEEHGLTSPDAIEAGMRAKSEEFARGGGQVYLPVVGP, from the coding sequence ATCGCCGGATCACACAAGATCTACCTCGACACCCCGTCAGGGCTCCAGGTGCCGCGGCGACGAGTGTCGCTCACCGACGGCTCGCATCTCGACGTCTACGACACCTCGGGGCCGTACACCCACGAGGAGCCCGACATCGACCTGCACCGGGGACTGCGTGCCCTGCGTGCCGAGTGGGCGGCCGAGCGGGCCGCCACCGCCTCGGCGGGGACGGTCCAGACCCAGCTGGGTCTCGCGAAGGCAGGCGTGATCACCAAGGAGATGGAGTACATCGCCGCCCGGGAAAGCGTGCCCGCCGAGTTCGTCCGCGACGAGGTCGCCCGAGGCCGGGCGGTGATCCCGGCGAACCGATGCCACCCCGAGTCGGAGCCGATGATCATCGGCAAGCGGTTCCTCGTCAAGATCAACGCGAACATCGGGAACTCCGCCGTCTCCTCGTCGATCGCCGACGAGGTGGACAAGATGGTGTGGGCCACGCGGTGGGGAGCCGACACCGTGATGGACCTGTCCACCGGCAGGCGCATCCACGAGACGCGCGAGTGGATCCTGCGCAACTCCCCGGTGCCCATCGGGACGGTCCCGATCTATCAGGCGTTGGAGAAGGTCGGCGGCGATCCGACGCGGCTGTCCTGGGAGGTCTATCGGGACACCGTCATCGAGCAGGCCGAGCAGGGCGTCGACTACATGACCGTGCACGCGGGCGTCCTGCTGCGCTACGTGCCGCTCACCGCGCGACGGGTCACCGGGATCGTCTCGCGCGGCGGCTCGATCATGGCCGCCTGGTGCCTGGCTCACCACGAGGAGAGCTTCCTCTACACCCGCTTCGACGAACTGTGCGAGATCTTCCAGCGGTACGACATCACCTTCTCCCTCGGCGACGGTCTGCGGCCCGGCTCCATCGCCGACGCCAACGACGAGGCGCAGTTCGCGGAGCTGCGCACGCTCGGCGAACTCACGCATCGGGCCAGGGCCCTCGACGTGCAGGTGATGATCGAGGGGCCCGGTCACGTTCCGATGCACAAGATCGCCGAGAACGTGCGGCTTGAGGAGGAGCTGTGCGGGGAGGCGCCGTTCTACACGCTCGGGCCGCTCGCCACCGACATCGCGCCCGCCTACGACCACATCACCTCGGCGATCGGAGCGGCGATGATCGCGCAGGCCGGGACGGCGATGCTCTGTTACGTCACGCCGAAGGAGCATCTCGGCCTGCCGAACCGGGACGACGTCAAGACCGGGGTGATCACCTACAAGATCGCCGCGCACGCGGCCGATCTGGCCAAGGGCCACCCGCACGCGCAGGAACGCGACGACGCGCTGTCCAAGGCGCGGTTCGAGTTCCGCTGGATCGACCAGTTCAATCTCGCCCTCGATCCGGACACCGCCCGCTCGTTCCACGACGAGACGCTGCCCGCCGAACCGGCGAAGACCGCGCACTTCTGCTCGATGTGCGGGCCGAAGTTCTGCTCCATGAAGATCACTCAGGACGTCCGCCGCTACGCCGAGGAACACGGGCTGACCTCGCCGGACGCGATCGAGGCCGGGATGCGGGCGAAGTCGGAGGAGTTCGCCCGCGGCGGCGGTCAGGTCTATCTGCCGGTGGTCGGGCCGTGA